Genomic segment of Chelonia mydas isolate rCheMyd1 chromosome 11, rCheMyd1.pri.v2, whole genome shotgun sequence:
CCAgagtgagagggaggaggagcagagaacgATCGCCATGGCTTTCTGTATTGAGGTGAGATTCATTAGTTGACAGGCACAAGGGAGCTTTCTGGAGAGCAGCTCAGGCCAGTAAGCTCTGGGGCACATTGTCAGCAGCTCAGCAGCCTTACCGCCGGCTAGCTCCTCTCCGCACAAAGATGGTTGTGGGGCATggcaaagagagggagggagagacagggtgAGATTGCTCCTGGCTGGATGTGCCTCGGTGGGATTATGGGGCAAGAGGGGATGTTTCTCCAGTGCCCCAAGGCCTTGCTTCTCTCCTCACCTTTTCCTGGGGTTGTGCTTTTCTTCTGTCCCAGGGGTCTCTGCATGGCGCTCAATGAGGCCTGGAGAcgcccctttccctgggggttGATTTGTGATTTGTGCACGAGTCCAACTTTTGGGAATGAACCAACTGAAACAGCAGCAACTGGCTCCCTACGCACCAGAGACTTTGGGTGGGAGTAAGTGGCCCTTTGGTAAAGACGACTGTCCAGGGAACAGACCACACAGGAAGACCTCTGTTCCTCAACCTGATGTTGATTTGgctctttccagtttctccagagTCCTTCCATTGAGACAGTGCTGACAAAATCAGAGCTCCGGGCGCAGCTCATGGAATGGAGCAAAGACACAAATCCCGTGATACGTAAGCTCAGTCTGCGAGGCCTTGGTAGTATTGTGTTCCAGCCAGAAAAGGTAAGAGGCGTGGATTGCCCACGGGACCGAGGAAGCCGATGTCTCTCAGATAGCTCGGAAATGAGAGCCAGATCCCCACACAAGCCTTGTTGTTTAACACACAGCCCTCAAATGGTGGAGGTGCTTTCCTGAGCAAATCAAGGCATGACGTGCTCCCTGCTCCCGTGAGCGGAGCCCTGATTGCAGATGGGATGcaatgggggaggtggggtgagcAAAGACAAAGGTTACAGTGAGCAGCTGGCACAGAGTGACAGGAGAACGAATTTCTGCCCCGTTGGGGGGCTGTGCCATCCGTGGTTTCTCCTAGGTGGGAGTGGTCCAGCATGTGCTCCAGGCTGTCACCCTGGAAAGTAATGAGTTGCCTTCTTCATTCCTGCAGGTGAGATGGTTAcaggcccagctgccaggaaccgtggccaggTTTTGTGACCGGGATGGAGGGTGTGTCAAGGAGGCCATGCACAAAGCTGCAGACATCATCTACCTCCTCAGGAGGGAGGGGCTTGGCTCCATCTCCCAGGACATTGCAGTCAGCCTTCGCCCCTTCATTGATGACGTAAGGCTTGGAACCCCAGGAGAAGCCCATGCCCCCCTCCACCTGTCTCTGAtgcccttgtctctctctccccatctccttGGCTCCCGCCCCTCAGGCCTGCCATGGAGCCTTCAAGGAGCGCCCCCACCATGGGTGGGGAATCTCCTCTGAGCCACCTCCCTGTCAGAGCTCTTCTCGCCAAAGCTCAGCCTCAGTgccatgctcccagcccctgctgcagcctggcctgggggagagggggcctggccctgggcagaTGACCAGCTGTCTGGAGAACACAGGCCCCCAAAGAGGGGGAGATTCTCAGCAGGAAAGAGGTGGGTCGGGAATGGCCCGGCTCTCGGGGGCACCGAAGAGCAAAAGAAATGCTGTGTTTTGTAGCAGCACATCCCTGCAAGGCTCCAGCAGcggcttctccccttccccagaccAGTCTCCACCAGACTTCGCTCCCTCTCCCCAAATCTTCTCGGGTTCTGGGATCCTGGGCTCTCCAGACAGAAACTGCCTCTGGGACACCCTGGGGCTGCGCTGTCCTGCACAGGGTCTCAGGCCTTGCCCAAGATGTCTATGGCGCTGGCCTGGTGTCCGCCCTGCTCCCGCCAGCCAAGTCAGTTCACACGGGGGAACCGGAGCAGCGGGCGGATTAGGACTCTGTCGCGTTCTGCTCTGATACTGCCTGGCTTTAACCGGGCGTCCCCACCCCCTGTGTGTCATTGTCAGGAGAGGGGCGGTGTGCgctcagctgccatttcactgctTGGCAACGTGGTGAGCAGGGTGCAGGACCCGGACAAACCCCTCGTGCAGCAGGAAATCATCCACTGCTTGCTCCCGCTGCTGCTGCATCTTGCAGACCAGGAGGAGAGTGTGACACTGGTAAGTGCCACGGTCATTGTTTCCTTCAGAGCAAAGAGCCAGAATCCCCTGGGGCCCCCACTCCAGTCATCGCCAGAGCCCCTTGCCCAAGCAGAGTCTTCTCCTCCCGGcttcactccatgctggagcctcctgcctcatccatcctcacagcacacagcacaaGGGGTGGAGAAGGTCCAGTGTCCCCCACACTATCCCTCTCTCAGTGAGAACCCTCTTGGTCTCCCTTCTCTTGCAGCGATGTAAACTGACGCTCTTCCGCTGCGCAGTGTTTCTCGGCTGGGCTCATTTGAAGAGGCTGTTCCGCAGCATGGCCTGGGATGGCTCCTCACAGCTCTTGAAGTGTGTCGGGAAGTGCTTGGTAGGTGAATTCCTTGTGCCTTGAGAGGGGTGAATGGGGACTTGAGGGAGACCTTTCGAACCCCACAGCCTGAGGACCCATCCGCTTCGGTCGGGTTGCAAGACGCtattccaggctctctgctggtTCATTTCTGCAGGAGTCACAATCCGTTCACATTGTTGACAGTTTTCTCCACAACTGTCAGACCTCCaaacttttgtcttttcaaatgaaagcgGAGGTTCTGGAGAACACAACAGTGACTTCAGAGAGGTGCTGCTCTGGTGTATGGGTTCGTATTGGCGGCTGCCATGGCCTGGCTCTATGCTTTGGCTTTCCTGGACTATTCGCTGTGGGGAGAACATGTCATTTGTATATTGtgcatttcttccttctttctttccagATGCAGAACAACAAGAGCCACATCCCCAAATTCCTGTTCCAGGCCCTAGAGTACCTGGAAAGCTCCCAGACAACAATACGACACTCTGCAGCCTTGTTCATTGGTAAGCAGAGGAAATTCACTTGAGCTTTCTTAAATGTTTCCTTCAAAGCCCTTTTCTAGACGGCTGCTCTGTTCCCTCCGACAGCACCAGAATCCTaaaacggggtgtgtgtgtgtgcgtgtgtgtgtgagagagagagagagagagaattaacatGTATTCCAAGATGAAGGGAGCAACTTAGCTGTATCAGCTGCACCAACTTCCCCTGCCCACAACAGCTCTTTGGCTGCGCCTAGGGAAGATTGAATTCACATCATGCTGGTTTGATGTGAATTCAATCTCCTTTGGAAATCAGCTTCTCAGTAACTGCTGGGCGTCTGATGCTTTATCTAATGTGCTTTGTGAACAGATGTGAGGAATGTATTTAATTTCCCAAGGGCTGCCTTGGGGGAATGGCTGCATCCTTAGCAGTTTTCAGCGAAGGATTTGAAAATTAATGAGATGCACTGTATTCATTGTATGTCTAGGAAATACTATCCGCCATTACTACAATTTGTTGTCTGAAACAGTGAATGAAGATGGCATCTCCCGCCTGTATGAAGGTAAGGAAatacctctgtgtgtttgtgcCTCTGTGGGAAGTACaggggtgcagcacagggcccGAACACAGGTTTGAATGTGGACACAGGGCCCTCTCTGTCTAAGGACAGCGTTTAAGGAAGAAGGATGGTCATGCGAGCTTCATCGAGGTACCGCAATATGTGTATGGGAGCAGGGGAATTCCATCtctagctcctagtgtagacgtagccttaaaGCTGTGTGGGGAAAGTGTCTTCATAAAGGTCTGAAAGTCTGTAATGGAAGGCCTGACAGAATTGAAAAGAGCCGTTGTTAttaaggatgatgatgatgatgatgatgatgatgacaattACCCTCATCACCTGCCCTCCCTGGAATGGAGTGATTGCAGGCCAGGGAGATTCCCTCCGAGATTGGTTATCAGCTCATAGGAAATCCCATGAGGGCACATGGGAAACACTTTTCCCTGTGATCTCTTCAGGAATGAAGGCACAGGGCCACAAAGGATTTCAGCAgacattaggagcctaaatccctttgtggatctcggCCTAAATGTTGGATGGTTTAATGTCGCTGCGGCTGTCACTTTCCTGTTCCATCGAAAGAACAAGTGCCCCCAACCGTctgtgtgtaggggtgtgtgtacGGGTGTAGGCCGGCGGAGGGGGAAGTGACAAGAATGGGGTCTCTTCTCTGTCCAGGGCTATTTTGGGAGGAGCGGAGTtgttgttcttgtgcccttagaCTCTGGGGGAGCTAATAGCAGGCGGCAATGGCCATCGGGAGTGGAGGTTTCCTAGGCACCAGGCACATCAGCACCAGGGGCTTTTCAACCCGTTTCCTCTTGGTTTCAGCTTTTCAGGAAGTGCCTTTGAAATCTGACAGGACCACGTGGGACATCCTCAACAGACATTATAAATGGTTGCAGAAGCTTGTAAATCTCGTGTCGGGTTCTGCGTTTGACTAGGGAACCGGGACCGACACAGAAGAGCTCTTTGTCCTGCTATGGTACGTACACCAGACGCTTATCAACtttttggtgtccctagcctctgattgccagaaactAGGAATTAGGCATCAGGGCATAGATCACTGGATGAGtcttgtctgttcattccctctggggcacctggcagtggccactgtcagaagacaggatactgggctagatggacgtttcctctgacccagtctggcctttcttatgtttgGAACCGGGGCTGAACAACAAGGTGGAtattggcagatgacacaaaattctGCAGATTAATCAGCCTAGAGAAGACTTTGAAGAAGTTCAAAGGGATCTGATCAAGCCATGTGACTGGGCAGCACCATGGCAGATGAAAACCAGCGCTGACCAAGGCAGGGCCATACACATGGAAAGCAGTGAGGTGAACGACTCCTCCATATCGCTGGGGTCGGAAGCCAAAGCACGGCTGGTTgggcccagtggttggagcagggtcGCTGGGGCCGCGTGCTCAGAGTGGTGGAGGTCAAGCCGAGGGGAGCCAAGGGTTGGAGCCGGAGTCAGGAGTCAAGAGCAGGATTGGAACAGGCTGGGGAGTAgggccagggccggattaacaattcccggccaatgggagctgctgggggaggtacgcggggtgggggggcagagccgACAggcaagagcagcccctgggacAGAGGTTCCTGGTGCGGTGCTGGTCGCGGCGACGTGGCTGGGGGGGCAGACAAGAAGGGCAGTACGTGGAGCCGCCTCGCCCGCACCCCAGCCAGGCAGAGCCGGCCCGGCTGGAACGCAGCACACAGGGGCTTTGGTGGCTGCAGCTCGGGCCCCCCTTAGCCCTGCTCCTTTCCTGAGTGCACCGTTGCCCCActtctgccccattcccacaCACTGTTACAGGGCAGCACCCTGGAGCTGATCTCTGACATCTCTCTCCCTAGAATGAAGTCACTGCAGAGTCAGGACAACCCCACCTTTGGGCACCATGTAGGACATCTCACCCCACCGCACAGAGCCCGACATTCACACAGCTTCTCGCATGTGATTCCCTCACTCACCAGAGCCAGGCGGAGAGAGGAGAGATTCTCCCAGACTCCCTTTAACCATTGCCAGCCCCCAGGGTAGTGGAGGTTGCGGGGGGTTGGGTGCTCTCTTTAAGAAATGCCAGCTCTCAGGGAGGTTGCAAATGAACATTAGCAAAGTGGGGTGGTTTTGTGCTGTGGAAAACTACCCTGCttgaaggttttgtttttctaatttgtgctcctgccctttctccctcttccagacATCTGGAGGCCAACAGGAGCCAACTGAGCCCACCACTGATCCCATCTCTTGTGGGATGGCAAAGCAGCTGTTgcatgggaaggaggagacagaagaggccGAGCAGCGTGTGCCGGGGTGTACCAGCCCCACATAACCCCACAGTCTAGGCGGAGGAAgccaagcccctccccagccctgctggacaCACTACAACTGGAGCACCAGTGtgaaagggagcagctcagctcacgcTAGGCAGAGCGCCGAAAATGGAGGATGCACATTGTAGGCtccagtccagaagcagctgaagccCCTGACTGCAGAGCCCCGAGGCGCCGAGACCGAGCCGCACCCCCGGGGGCCTGCAGATGTGCAAGGGAGATCGGAGTGACTGGGAGTTTCCCACGCCGGGagcccagagacccccagcccGTGGCCTAGAGACTTCTCCTCTGAAGTAACCTGGGTGAACGAGCCATTGTCATGCTGAGTGACGTCAGCATGTTCTggctggatccccactgactcaacGGCAAACACATTGGCCACGGACAAGGCCCTGGTCTAGGGCAAGGGGGAGTAAGGAGAGTCTgggtccccctgccctggctgccatCCATCCTCGGGTGGCTGCCCACGTCCCCATTGCGCCACTAGACTGCACGGCCCCAAGAGGAGGGGCAACCATCTTGTCTCTGAACTCTCGGCCAAACAGCCCTGCACTGAAGGgcagccgcacggactctggtcattgggccacacagccctggatGGAGAGGACGGCCGCACGGACCCTGGTCGTtgtgccacacagccccgacggagagggcggccgcacggactctggttgTTGGGCCACAAAGCCCCGGACGGAGAGGACAGCCACAGGGACTCTGTTCGTTGGGCCACACATCCCCGGACGGAGaggacggccgcacggactctggtcgttgggccacacagcctcgacggagaggacggccgcacggactctggtcgttgGACCACACAGCCCCGGACGGAGaggacggccg
This window contains:
- the LOC119567344 gene encoding maestro heat-like repeat family member 5, with the translated sequence MHKAADIIYLLRREGLGSISQDIAVSLRPFIDDERGGVRSAAISLLGNVVSRVQDPDKPLVQQEIIHCLLPLLLHLADQEESVTLRCKLTLFRCAVFLGWAHLKRLFRSMAWDGSSQLLKCVGKCLMQNNKSHIPKFLFQALEYLESSQTTIRHSAALFIGNTIRHYYNLLSETVNEDGISRLYEAFQEVPLKSDRTTWDILNRHYKWLQKLVNLVSGSAFD